The genomic stretch CTGGGCTCGAACCAGCACCCTCTGATTAATCCCGAAGGTTCGGGACTCTAACCAACTGAGCTAAAATTCCAGACAGTTGGTGATTTTCATCACATAGTTTTTCCAAAAGTTTTCGGGATTTTTGTTTTTTAATATATCTTTCAATAGTAATGACTATAGTTTTATCATCAGAAACCTCAAAGAGAGCAACTATTTTCCACGGACGGAATTTTCGAGTGAATGTATTAAAGTTCCTACTGATTATGTTTCAAAAGTCTTTCATTCGGAAATTGTGAATATCCGATGTAGTATTTATCTGCTGATTCTGAAAACAAAATATAAATATAAAACATAAAAAAAGCCGTAATCTAAACGACTACGGCTTGCTCCTCCTCTTGGGCTCGAACCAAGGACCCTCTGATTAACAGTCAGATGCTCTAACCAACTGAGCTAAGGAGGAATGTTCCTCTTTTAAGGTGGTGCAAAGATAATATGAAAAATAATAGTAAGCAAATATTTTTTACCCAAAATTACAGGAAACCTGCTATCAGATTATTTTTCAGGAATTTAAATTTTAAAATAAATTAAAAAAGGAAAGTATGAAACAAAAAAAGACCTACATTTCTGTAAGTCTTTTTGCTCCTCCTGCTGGGCTCGAACCAGCGACCCTCTGATTAACAGTCAGATGCTCTAACCAACTGAGCTAAGGAGGAATGTCCTTATTTTTAAGTGGTGCAAATATAGGACGGATATTTGTACCACGCAAGTTTTTTAATTATTTTTTTGAATAAAATTAAAGATTTCCTGTAACCCATTTAAAAATATCACTTCCAAAAATCAGTAACATCAAGCCTAACAAGAAGATAACACCAACCATCTGTGCATTTTCTAATATCTTTTGCGGAACAGGTTTACCAACAATCATTTCGTATAAAGTGAAGATTACATGTCCACCATCCAATCCAGGAATTGGAATTAGGTTTAAGAATGCCAACCAAACAGAGAACATTGCTGTAAAACTCCAGAAAGCCGTCCAGTCAATAGATACACTTCCGTCTCTTGCTTTGTCAACAGGCATATTTTTGATGATAGCCAATGGACCACCAACTTTCTTATAACCCTGAACTTTTTTATTGAAGATTAATTTGAACTGTTTTACCTGATACGTTAAGCTTTCAATACTTCTTGTGAAACCTCTTCCGATAGATTCTCCAAAAGAAAAGTGTTTCGTTTCATAGAATTTAGTTAATTGCTTATAAGAAGCCAATCCTAAAGTTCCTTCTTTAGATACCGATAAAACAAGCGGCTGAATTGTTCCACCTCTTACTACATCTACTT from Chryseobacterium indoltheticum encodes the following:
- a CDS encoding GIY-YIG nuclease family protein, whose product is MFYIYILFSESADKYYIGYSQFPNERLLKHNQ